A stretch of Colletotrichum lupini chromosome 2, complete sequence DNA encodes these proteins:
- a CDS encoding ABC transporter, which produces MRWGRPGLEVPTGFPRHLVTAWHGGDETNQQDGLKRAFESRFPGMTLNITVDVSKFHDGNIDRQLALSALGGAGGGAGALYVDTAILQTLHDYPRWDLEGALLHYQPVNFDKIHPAFRDVRGAWYGVSIFAWTFIWNADREEDGPQEFADFLEPRFKDRLVLTYPNDDDAVLYAFDLIMQQFGHEWFEKLLAQNPRWVRGTGTPVTLLTSPNTTLSATFTAGIGLAPPAPLNVSIPTNGTFVTWAQRAAIFRDAPHPEGAKLLHNFMLSDEYQSAATAAGLWSVRKDAAPPAGYPGIMDVETTNPVEFERFMGDRVRVERLKLFFEDKIGTAQGLSPLIDDL; this is translated from the exons ATGAGGTGGGGTCGGCCGGGGCTGGAGGTCCCCACTGGGTTT CCTCGCCACCTCGTCACAGCCTGGCACGGGGGCGACGAGACGAACCAGCAAGACGGCCTCAAGCGGGCCTTTGAGTCCCGGTTCCCCGGCATGACGCTCAACATCACCGTCGACGTGTCCAAATTCCACGACGGGAACATTGACCGCCAGCTCGCCCTCTCCGCTCTCGGCGGTGCCGGCGGCGGTGCGGGCGCGCTGTACGTCGACACGGCGATCCTGCAGACCTTGCACGATTACCCGCGCTGGGACCTCGAGGGCGCACTGCTGCACTATCAGCCCGTCAACTTTGACAAGATCCACCCCGCGTTCCGGGACGTTCGCGGCGCGTGGTACGGGGTTTCGATTTTTGCGTGGACGTTTATCTGGAATGCGGACCGGGAGGAGGATGGCCCGCAAGAGTTTGCGGATTTCTTGGAGCCGAGGTTCAAGGATCGGCTTGTTCTTACGTATCCTAACGATGATGATGCGGTGTTGTATGCGTTTGATCTGAT CATGCAACAGTTCGGCCACGAATGGTTCGAAAAGCTCCTCGCGCAGAACCCGCGCTGGGTCCGCGGCACCGGGACGCCCGTCACCCTCCTTACCTCGCCCAACACGACTCTCTCGGCCACCTTCACCGCGGGCATCGGCCTCGCTCCCCCGGCGCCGCTGAACGTGTCCATACCCACTAATGGCACCTTTGTGACGTGGGCGCAGAGGGCGGCTATCTTCAGGGACGCGCCGCATCCGGAGGGCGCGAAGTTGCTTCACAACTTTATGCTGAGCGATGAGTATCAGTCGGCGGCGACGGCCGCGGGGTTGTGGAGTGTGAGGAAGGATGCGGCGCCGCCGGCGGGGTATCCCGGGATCATGGATGTCGAGACGACGAATCCGGTCGAGTTTGAGAGGTTTATGGGGGACCGGGTGCGTGTTGAGCGGTTGAAGCTGTTTTTTGAGGACAAGATTGGGACGGCGCAGGGTTTGAGTCCTCTTATTGATGATTTGTGA